A window from Bacillota bacterium encodes these proteins:
- the larA gene encoding nickel-dependent lactate racemase, giving the protein DTSALGDPPVLTGREPPVLADLAAAVRERIARPIGSATLLEEIRRRNARRVVVIVNDVTRPTPYDSILPPLLAEIEAAGVRKPDVTFVVATGIHRGMTEEEMKAILGSNVMAAHPVMNHDCDDTANLVHLGRLSHGSELYVNRVVLETDMVITTGVIAPHYFAGFSGGRKSILPGVAGRETISHNHSLMTSDFAEVCNIEENPVHQEMVEAARKVDVGFMVNVVVDAHGDAVGVVAGDIEQAWLEGVRMGREISVTHIDRLYDVAIASPGGYPKDINVYQAQKGLDNAARAVRSGGTVILVAECPEGYGEPTFEEWMEEAHSPGDIFARFAAGFELGGHKAYSLARVMRDREVVLVSGLGEAFTRKLFMTPAPSLDAAIDYVRAKHGPGFTSVILPHAGIVVPTLKS; this is encoded by the coding sequence TGGATACGTCGGCGCTGGGAGACCCGCCGGTTCTCACGGGGCGCGAACCGCCGGTCCTTGCGGACCTTGCGGCCGCGGTCCGCGAACGGATCGCCCGGCCCATTGGCAGCGCCACGCTTTTGGAGGAGATCAGGCGGCGAAATGCCAGGCGAGTTGTGGTGATCGTCAACGACGTCACCAGGCCCACACCTTACGACAGTATCCTCCCACCTCTGCTTGCGGAGATCGAGGCCGCAGGGGTGAGGAAGCCTGATGTCACATTCGTGGTGGCAACGGGTATACACCGTGGCATGACCGAAGAGGAAATGAAGGCCATACTGGGGTCCAATGTCATGGCGGCCCACCCTGTCATGAACCATGACTGCGACGACACGGCGAACCTGGTCCACCTAGGCAGGCTCAGCCACGGAAGCGAACTCTACGTGAACCGCGTCGTTCTGGAGACTGACATGGTCATCACCACGGGTGTCATCGCTCCCCACTATTTCGCCGGGTTCTCTGGGGGCAGGAAGTCGATCCTGCCAGGAGTGGCGGGGAGGGAGACCATAAGCCACAATCACTCTCTGATGACGTCGGACTTCGCCGAAGTCTGTAACATCGAGGAGAATCCCGTGCACCAGGAGATGGTTGAGGCCGCCCGCAAGGTGGACGTCGGGTTCATGGTGAATGTCGTTGTGGACGCCCACGGGGATGCCGTGGGGGTCGTGGCGGGGGACATCGAGCAGGCCTGGCTCGAAGGCGTGCGGATGGGGCGTGAGATCTCAGTCACCCATATCGACCGCCTGTATGATGTCGCCATCGCAAGCCCGGGCGGGTACCCGAAGGACATCAACGTCTACCAGGCCCAGAAAGGCCTGGACAACGCGGCGCGCGCTGTGAGGTCTGGGGGCACTGTGATACTGGTTGCGGAGTGCCCCGAGGGTTACGGCGAGCCAACGTTCGAGGAATGGATGGAAGAGGCGCATTCCCCGGGAGACATCTTCGCAAGATTCGCTGCCGGATTCGAACTGGGAGGGCACAAGGCCTACTCTCTCGCCAGGGTAATGCGTGACCGGGAAGTGGTCCTGGTGTCTGGTCTTGGGGAGGCCTTCACCCGGAAGCTATTCATGACCCCGGCTCCGAGTCTGGACGCGGCGATAGACTACGTCCGGGCCAAGCACGGGCCGGGGTTCACTTCAGTGATACTGCCCCACGCGGGCATCGTCGTCCCCACATTGAAGTCCTGA